One Rissa tridactyla isolate bRisTri1 chromosome 1, bRisTri1.patW.cur.20221130, whole genome shotgun sequence DNA segment encodes these proteins:
- the FKBP4 gene encoding peptidyl-prolyl cis-trans isomerase FKBP4, which yields MTAEEMKADGAPLEGVDITPKRDEGVLKVVKREGSGTESPMIGDKVTVHYTGWLLDGTKFDSSLDRRDKFSFDLGKGEVIKAWDIAVATMKVGEICRITCKPEYAYGSAGSPPKIPPNATLVFEIELFEFKGEDLTDDEDGGIIRRIRKKGEGYSKPNEGALVEIQFEGRYGDRVFDRRELRFEIGEGDNYDLPHGLEKAIQKMEKLEESVFYLKPNYGFGSAGKEKFQIPPDAELQYEVKLKSFEKAKESWEMNTDEKLEQSCIVKERGTQYFKEGKYKRAALQYKKIVSWLEHESGLSDEEDTKAKSLRLAAHLNLAMCHLKLKEYSQALENCNKALELDSNNEKGLFRRGEAHLAVNDFELARGDFQKVIQIYPSNKAAKVQLVTCQQKIREQHEKEKKMYANMFQRLADKDLKSAAALQTSHNEDEEMKDEQNGVGDKSEVDTEA from the exons ATGACGGCGGAGGAGATGAAAGCGGACGGGGCTCCCTTGGAGGGAGTGGACATCACCCCCAAGCGGGATGAGGGCGTCCTCAAG GTTGTCAAGAGAGAAGGCAGTGGGACAGAGTCTCCGATGATAGGTGATAAAGTGACCGTCCATTACACGGGATGGCTTCTTGATGGCACAAAATTTGACTCCAGTCTGGACAGGAGAGACAAATTTTCATTTGATTTGGGGAAAG GTGAGGTGATCAAAGCATGGGACATTGCTGTGGCAACTATGAAGGTTGGTGAAATCTGTCGGATTACTTGTAAACCAGAATATGCCTATGGCTCAGCTGGGAGCCCTCCAAAGATACCTCCCAATGCTACACTGGTTTTTGAA ATAGAACTTTTTGAGTTCAAGGGTGAGGATCTCACTGATGATGAAGATGGTGGCATCATCCGAAGAATCCGTAAAAAAGGAGAAGGCTACTCCAAGCCCAACGAGGGTGCGCTTGTAGAGA TCCAGTTTGAAGGCCGATATGGAGATCGCGTTTTTGACAGGCGAGAATTGCGATTTGAGATTGGAGAAGGTGACAACTATGATCTTCCTCATGGTCTGGAGAAAGCAATTCAAAAAATGGAGAAATTGGAGGAATCTGTGTTCTATCTCAAACCCAA TTACGGTTTTGGAAGTGCTGGGAAAGAGAAATTTCAGATCCCTCCAGATGCAGAGCTCCAGTATGAAGTGAAACTCAAAAGCTTTGAAAAG GCTAAGGAGTCTTGGGAAATGAACACAGATGAGAAGCTGGAACAAAGCTGCATTGTGAAGGAGAGAGGCACTCAGTACTTCAAG GAGGGGAAATACAAACGGGCAGCATTACAGTATAAGAAGATTGTTTCATGGCTGGAGCACGAATCGGGACTCTCTGATGAGGAGGATACAAAAGCCAAAAGCTTGAGGCTTGCTGCCCACCTTAATCTAGCTATGTGCCATCTCAAGCTGAAGGAGTACTCCCAGGCTTTGGAGAACTGCAACAAG GCACTTGAACTGGATAGCAACAATGAAAAAGGTCTGTTCCGGCGTGGAGAAGCGCACTTGGCTGTCAATGACTTTGAGTTGGCCCGGGGAGATTTTCAGAAAGTGATACAAATTTATCCAAGTAACAAAGCTGCCAAAGTGCAACTGGTAACTTGTCAGCAAAAAATACGGGAGCagcatgagaaagagaaaaagatgtaTGCCAACATGTTCCAAAGGCTTGCAGACAAAGACTTAAAG tcagctgctgctcttcaaacCAGCCACAATgaagatgaagaaatgaaagatgagCAGAATGGAGTTGGAGATAAATCCGAAGTTGACACAGAAGCATAA